The genomic interval taaaatttaaaattaaattatttatcacccacatgcatgcatgtaATTACTTAAAGAGATCCAAATTCATTAAAGTACGTGGAAGATAGAGAACAATGCACGTATATTATCAATTGATGAAACTTTTGGAGCattcatatatttattttatatgccATTAAATTATACAACGATACTATCAGCGCCACACATTgcacaaaataataattataatataaattCTTAAGACCATAGATTATTAGAAGACATATCCATCGTTGATTAATGCAAGAGAGCAGCGAGCAGTTCTCAAGGGAAGTAGCCATGACCCCCACCCCCGCCACTCCCACTGCCTCCTCCATATCCGCCACCGCCTCCTGGCCCATGTCCACCTCCTCCACCTGAGCCGCCGCCGCCGCCACCACCTGCGCCACCTCCAAAACCGCCGCCTGATCCTCCGCCGCTTCCATATCCGCCACCACCTCCTTGGCCACCTCCACCTCCGAAACCCCCTCCGCCACAACTGCCGCTCCCACCTCCGCCACCGGCGCCTCCACCATGCCCTCCTCCGGAACCATAGCCACCCCCACTTCCACTTCCTGAACCGCCTCCGTGTCCTGCCCCACCTCCACCACCGCTGCCTCCGCCTCCACCAGCTCCACCGCCTGCACCTCCTCCTCGACCATATCCTCCACCACCTCCTGAACCGGAACCACCTCCATATCCGCCACCATGGTCACCTCCAGCACCACCACCGCCACCACCACCGCTACCACCTCCATATCCACCCCCAGCTCCTCCTGCACCCCCAGAACCCCCACCAGCGCCGCCACCACTACCTCCTCCACTTCCATATCCACCACCATGCTCGCCTCCAGCACCGCCACCACCACCACTTCCACCGCCTCCTCCATATCCACCACCAGCACCCCCAGAACCACCGCCAGCACCACCACCACTGCCTCCTCCACTTCCGGATCCACCACCGCCGGTACCACCTCCGCCACCACTTCCACCACCAGCACCTCCGGCTCCATAGCCCCTACCTGCACCACCTCCGCTACCTCCTCCGCTTCCATAGCCCCCAGCACCATGTCCCCCTACAAGTCCGCCGCCGCCACCTCCGCCAGAGCCGGCTCCACCACCATACCCACCAACAGCACCACCCACATACCTggaaccaccaccaccaccaatgCCATGGCCGGCACCGGAGCCGGTGCCTGACCCCAAAGTGTAGCCAGCTCCTACATCAAGTGCGAGGAGGTCTCTAGCTGCATGGCATATGCCTAAACTCAACAACACTGGGAATACAACACTCAGAATAACTCTGTGTGTGGCCATTGCAGATTGTTTGAATCCCACAGCCATATCGTGGAAGTGCAGGACACGGTGGGTATTTATAGGGATGCGATGCTGTCCAAAGGCATATAGGAAGAGAGAAGTGATTTCGGGGGTTGCCCACAAAGTGGTTCAATACGAAAACATGCACCGCCATATATTCACTCGCACTAGTTGACCCACTAGTGTGCTTTTATGCTGTCTCCCATTTATATCTACTGTAATACCGGATAAGTCACGGAAAACTCTGCCTGTCACAAGAAAAAGACAAGTAATGTCACTAATTAAAATTTATTGAGTGTAAAAAAGTTAACTAATTATGAAATGTCATGTCATTTGTGATttacttttataatttttttttttttttttgtgatgaaTGGTAAAATTGGATAGGACATGTATATCAATATTCAAATGTCCATCAATATAGGAGTGAATTTCATGGTAATCCATCAATATAAGAAAGgtaatagtgcggctgattttctcgtCAGA from Malania oleifera isolate guangnan ecotype guangnan chromosome 9, ASM2987363v1, whole genome shotgun sequence carries:
- the LOC131163358 gene encoding glycine-rich cell wall structural protein 1.8-like, with the translated sequence MAVGFKQSAMATHRVILSVVFPVLLSLGICHAARDLLALDVGAGYTLGSGTGSGAGHGIGGGGGSRYVGGAVGGYGGGAGSGGGGGGGLVGGHGAGGYGSGGGSGGGAGRGYGAGGAGGGSGGGGGTGGGGSGSGGGSGGGAGGGSGGAGGGYGGGGGSGGGGGAGGEHGGGYGSGGGSGGGAGGGSGGAGGAGGGYGGGSGGGGGGGAGGDHGGGYGGGSGSGGGGGYGRGGGAGGGAGGGGGSGGGGGAGHGGGSGSGSGGGYGSGGGHGGGAGGGGGSGSCGGGGFGGGGGQGGGGGYGSGGGSGGGFGGGAGGGGGGGSGGGGGHGPGGGGGYGGGSGSGGGGGHGYFP